One window of Trichoderma breve strain T069 chromosome 3, whole genome shotgun sequence genomic DNA carries:
- a CDS encoding nmrA-like family domain-containing protein, with amino-acid sequence MSNLEAPILVTGAAGRVGGIGGRVVELLRAANLPVRAHVRQDDSRADKLRSLGAEAVVADLLKSEEVLPILQGCRKVFFCTSVSADYLEATVVMAAAAKATSGIEILVNMSQMTVAEMDLTHTTESPQHKLQWLSEQTLNWSGLPVTHLRPTVFQENFLFWQLPAAGIKQSGTIRLPFGQGRISPIASNDVAEVAAQILLNPSQYIGKSVELTGPNFDMFELAKEYSDAIGSPVEYIPAQLDNWTEKVFNNVTLPSHVYNHILTMVKLVEAGGYDRYTNSVESILGRPAASISSTIKQDPSRFQPF; translated from the coding sequence ATGTCGAACCTAGAAGCCCCTATTCTAGTAactggagcagctggccgGGTTGGCGGCATCGGAGGACGTGTGGTGGAACTACTGAGAGCTGCCAATCTCCCAGTTCGGGCACATGTGCGACAGGATGACAGCAGAGCCGATAAGCTGCGTTCGTTGGGCGCAGAGGCTGTTGTAGCGGATCTCTTGAAATCGGAGGAAGTGCTTCCAATTCTTCAAGGCTGTCGAAAAGTCTTTTTCTGCACCAGCGTCTCTGCCGATTATCTGGAGGCGACAGTAGTGATGGCTGCAGCGGCAAAAGCTACAAGCGGCATCGAAATTCTTGTCAACATGTCCCAAATGACGGTTGCTGAGATGGATCTTACTCACACAACAGAGTCACCTCAGCATAAGTTGCAATGGCTGAGCGAGCAAACACTCAACTGGTCTGGCCTGCCAGTGACGCATCTTCGACCAACCGTGTTCCAGGAAAACTTTCTCTTCTGGCAACTCCCTGCCGCCGGCATCAAACAATCTGGGACTATACGATTGCCTTTCGGTCAAGGCCGTATATCTCCCATAGCTAGCAACGACGTTGCAGAGGTCGCGGCGCAAATTCTGCTGAATCCAAGTCAATATATTGGCAAAAGCGTGGAGCTGACTGGACCCAACTTCGACATGTTTGAGCTCGCCAAGGAGTATTCCGATGCAATCGGGAGTCCCGTTGAGTATATACCAGCTCAATTGGACAATTGGACTGAGAAGGTGTTCAACAATGTAACATTACCATCTCATGTCTACAATCATATTTTAACTATGGTTAAGCTCGTTGAGGCTGGGGGTTATGATAGATACACAAATTCGGTCGAATCTATCCTAGGTCGGCCGGCggcctcaatctcatcaactATAAAACAGGATCCTAGCCGGTTCCAGCCATTTTGA
- a CDS encoding d-isomer specific 2-hydroxyacid dehydrogenase, NAD binding domain-containing protein, which translates to MGKPKVLLLGKIDHATASWNALCDVAELVTAQAKNRAEFIEECTSGRLDGVVVICDRAPSSLAVTGKYDEELIQALPKSLKFICHNGAGYDNINVSACTARSILVSNCPNVVDDATADTAIFLILAALRGYNNGIMAIRNGTWKGAVPPPPLGHDPQGKVLGILGMGGIGRNLKKKAEVFGMSVIYHNRKQLDVEQADGAEYVSFDDLLARSDVLSLNLPLNSGTRNIISTPEFDKMKNGVVIVNTARGGVMDEAALVDALNTGKVLSVGLDVYQQEPNIHPGLVSNPHVCLLPHMGTSTVETKTKMEEWTISNVRSALETGVII; encoded by the exons ATGGGCAAACCTAAGGTTTTGTTACTTGGTAAGATTGACCA CGCCACCGCTTCCTGGAATGCCCTTTGCGATGTTGCCGAACTGGTTACTGCTCAAGCCAAGAATCGAGCTGAGTTTATTGAGGAATGCACATCTGGCAGACTCGACGGCGTCGTCGTAATTTGTGACCGGGCACCATCTAGCCTTGCCGTCACAGGAAAATATGACGAAGAACTCATCCAAGCGCTGCCCAAGAGCCTAAAGTTTATATGTCACAACG GCGCTGGTTATGACAATATAAATGTTTCTGCATGTACAGCCCGCTCAATTCTTGTTTCAAATTGCCCCAACGTGGTCGACGATGCTACAGCCGACACTGCCATCTTTCTGATCCTTGCCGCTCTCCGAGGCTACAATAACGGCATTATGGCGATACGGAATGGTACGTGGAAGGGAGCCGTACCGCCACCTCCTCTCGGTCATGACCCGCAAGGCAAAGTCCTTGGTATCCTAGGAATGGGAGGTATTGGCCGcaatctgaagaagaaagctgaaGTTTTCGGCATGAGCGTTATATACCACAACAGGAAGCAGCTGGACGTGGAGCAGGCCGACGGTGCAGAATACGTGAGCTTTGACGATCTGCTAGCAAGAAGCGATGTGCTGAGCCTGAATCTGCCGCTCAAC TCAGGAACTCGGAATATTATTTCTACTCCAGAGTTCGATAAGATGAAGAATGGTGTTGTCATTGTCAACACTGCCAGGGGAGGTGTCATGGATGAAGCTGCTCTTGTTGATGCCCTCAATACCGGTAAGGTCTTGTCCGTGGGATTAGATGTTTATCAGCAGGAGCCGAACATACATCCTGGCCTGGTGTCCAATCCACATGTATGTCTACTACCCCATATGGGGACGTCGACAGTCGAG ACAAAAACCAAGATGGAAGAGTGGACCATTAGCAATGTACGATCGGCTTTGGAAACGG GTGTCATAATCTAA
- a CDS encoding glycosyl hydrolases family 18 domain-containing protein — MAKSAWVAVILNLAFGTSGSEFFSQLERCPNSCTTLGPISSNWTYIHHLGKLNSCNKTVLFDLSLHNDVADLKTHTTFRACTVEDGPKLNDTNLSVKQAASISTAISLQGAWSEKNVQFNQDQFDGLYGAIQQHVIGPDADAPTIIFSKVGHLVMGFFAGGSIDSSRSIAAIMNELTSQVKANDPCPLNACCDIFGQCGITPDFCTASQSATGAPGTSAPEFIKVGYWESFGLDRPCLQMPVSAIPSGYTHIHYAFATLTSDFQVDVSAEQDAFNQFASASGFKRILSFGGWSFSTDVDSFPIFREINKYNLDGVDFDWEYPGAPDIPGIPPGSPQDGVNYLAFLTTLRGLLPSGKTLSLAAPASYWYLRGFPIKDMAPVLDYIVYETYDLHGQWDYQNAFSNPGCPTGNCLSSHVNSTETFFAVAMITKAGVPTNKIAVGVTSYGRSFGMVDPSCTGVNCLFGGPDSTAMPGACTQTAGDCDLVTFGDTWVSHMTPATKANRIAQYQLQNFAGSVDWAIDLENGATGGNNATGAAGDHFTPSKVLVASLTCTTLTPSATFTLTAECASEIAGLPPRTNNNSPPGPANCTETCDLLREITGTCCGIGGTIANPVAIVPNVKIPLPIPLSGCSPSSTITFPAVYYPPGILLPFPVILPSGYSPSATITFGSTTLPANVPLSSVVIIPAEYVPPGPLPFFAPPFTLNPGDKLPGLVVIPPGFAPVTPFTAPTISYPAGQPIPPGVFISPGIDVPAPIGIPAGAPLFPDFTPIATGTDPEDEDEPRCSARSVLSISATSAPTPSPSPSPSPSPSPSPTPSPSPSPTPPDYTKICGFTPSCTNNCGQTILLCPIFCRAECPPSDTVGIAS, encoded by the exons ATGGCCAAGTCAGCTTGGGTTGCGGTTATTCTAAACCTGGCGTTTGGTACTTCTGGATCTGAGTTCTTTTCTCAACTTGAACGCTGTCCGAATTCTTGCACCACCTTAGGACCTATCTCGAGCAACTGGACTTACATACACCATCTTGGGAAACTCAACAGTTGCAACAAGACGGTGTTATTTGACCTGTCACTCCATAATGATGTTGCTGATCTCAAGACTCACACCACTTTTCGGGCATGCACAGTGGAAGATGGTCCAAAACTCAATGACACGAATCTCTCTGTTAAACAGGCAGCTTCTATTTCAACTGCCATCTCGCTCCAGGGAGCATGGTCCGAAAAGAATGTGCAGTTCAACCAAGATCAATTTGACGGATTATACGGAGCTATTCAACAACATGTGATAGGTCCTGATGCAGATGCACCTACAATCATTTTCAGCAAGGTCGGTCATCTCGTCATGGGATTCTTCGCAGGAGGGAGCATCGACAGTAGCCGAAGTATTGCTGCAATAATGAACGAGCTTACATCACAAGTAAAAGCTAACGACCCTTGTCCGTTGAACGCATGC TGTGATATTTTCGGGCAGTGCGGCATCACTCCAGACTTTTGTACTGCTTCTCAGTCTGCAACAGGCGCTCCGGGAACCTCCGCTCCTG AATTCATCAAGGTGGGCTACTGGGAATCGTTTGGCCTCGATCGGCCTTGTCTCCAGATGCCCGTTTCTGCGATTCCAAGTGGCTACACCCACATTCATTACGCTTTTGCTACCCTGACCTCGGATTTTCAAGTTGACGTGTCGGCAGAACAAGACGCCTTTAACCAATTTGCTTCTGCTAGTGGCTTCAAACGTATCTTGTCCTTTGGTGGTTGGTCATTCTCTACGGATGTCGACTCGTTCCCCATTTTCCGCGAGA TCAATAAGTATAACCTGGATGGCGTGGACTTTGATTGGGAATATCCTGGA GCGCCTGATATTCCCGGTATTCCTCCTGGAAGTCCCCAAGACGGAGTAAATTACCTAGCCTTTTTGACTACACTTCGGGGTTTGTTGCCTTCTGGCAAAACACTGTctctggcagctccagcctctTACTG GTACCTGAGAGGCTTTCCAATCAAGGACATGGCTCCAGTGCTCGATTATATCGTGTACGAAACTTATGATCTCCATGGACAATGGGACTATCAGAATGCCTTCAGTAATCCTGGCTGCCCTACTGGGAACTGCCTCAGTTCGCA TGTCAATTCTACCGAGACCTTTTTTGCCGTGGCTATGATCACCAAGGCCGGTGTTCCCACCAATAAGATTGCGGTTGGCGTTACGAGTTACGGAAGATCGTTCGGTATGGTAGATCCGTCGTGTACAGGCGTCAACTGCTTGTTTGGCGGACCCGATTCGACCGCAATGCCGGGCGCTTGCACTCAGACAGCCGG TGACTGTGACCTTGTTACATTCGGAGATACCTGGGTCTCACATATGACACCTGCAACGAAAGCCAACCGGATAGCTCAGTATCAGCTCCAAAACTTCGCGGGATCTGTAGATTGGGCAATTGACCTTGAGAATGGAGCCACCGGGGGTAACAATGCcactggtgctgctggtgatCACTTCACCCCGAGCAAAGTACTTGTGGCCTCGCTCACCTGCACCACTTTGACACCGTCTGCAACATTTACCTTGACCGCAGAGTGTGCCAGTGAAATAGCTGGACTGCCACCTCGAACTAATAATAACTCGCCACCTGGCCCAGCGAATTGCACGGAAACATGCGACTTATTGCGAGAGATTACGGGGACTTGTTGCGGGATTGGAGGCACAATTGCAAATCCAGTGGCCATTGTTCCCAATGTGAAGATCCCTCTACCTATACCTTTGTCTG GCTGTTCGCCGTCATCTACTATCACTTTCCCTGCGGTATATTATCCCCCTGGGATTCTCCTACCTTTTCCTGTTATTCTACCAAGTGGCTATAGTCCCTCAGCAACTATCACCTTTGGTTCGACAACTCTACCGGCCAATGTACCCCTCTCATCAGTTGTCATCATTCCTGCAGAATATGTTCCTCCAGGccctcttcccttttttgcTCCCCCTTTTACATTAAATCCAGGGGACAAGCTACCAGGTCTGGTCGTGATTCCGCCTGGGTTCGCTCCAGTGACACCATTTACGGCACCTACCATTTCATATCCCGCGGGACAACCAATTCCCCCAGGTGTTTTCATCTCCCCAGGGATCGACGTCCCTGCTCCAATAGGTATTCCAGCAGGCGCACCATTATTCCCCGACTTCACACCTATTGCTACTGGTACAGATcccgaggatgaggatgagccaAGATGTTCGGCCCGAAGTGTGCTATCTATTTCAGCAACGTCAGCTCCAACTCCTTCGCCATCGCCTTCACCTTCGCCCTCGCCTTCGCCCTCGCCCACGCCTTCGCCCTCGCCATCGCCTACTCCACCAGACTACACCAAGATATGCGGTTTCACACCCAGCTGCACCAACAATTGCGGTCAAACTATACTGCTTTGTCCCATATTCTGCCGCGCCGAGTGCCCTCCATCAGACACAGTGGGTATTGCCAGTTAG
- a CDS encoding short chain dehydrogenase domain-containing protein: MKPVVLILGAGANIGASVAKKFAANGYLVAISARGLRNGSSPEGYLLIQADLADKFAVPRIFETVKSAIGTPNVVIYNAASVTPSSHPDDIFSISPDALERDIWTNSFSALSAARCAVVGFHNLPQTFKKTFIYTGNWLNTTISSSSSMLTLGIGKAASAYWIGAADQHYSPRGYRFFYADQRTSEGSAMRYGPDSEAHATFFYELAPRGDEALPWHCTFVKGRGYVDFN; the protein is encoded by the exons ATGAAGCCTGTTGTGCTTATTCTAGGAGCTGGTGCTAATATCGGCGCCTCAGTCGCAAAGAAATTTGCAGCTAATGGTTATCTCGTTGCTATATCGGCTCGGGGATTGAGAAATGGAAGTTCACCTGAAGGGTACTTGCTCATCCAGGCCGATCTGGCAGATAAATTTGCGGTTCCTCGTATCTTTGAGACAGTTAAATCAGCAATTGGAACCCCCAATGTCGTCATATACAACG CTGCGTCGGTTactccatcttctcatcccGATGATattttttccatctccccCGACGCTCTCGAGCGAGATATTTGGACCAATAGCTTCAGCGCTCTATCCGCTGCCAGATGCGCTGTGGTAGGGTTTCACAATCTCCCTCAGACTTTCAAAAAGACATTTATATATACGGGCAACTGGCTCAATACAACCATATCGTCTTCAAGCTCTATGCTTACACTGGGAATCGGCAAAGCTGCAAGCGCTTACTGGATTGGAGCTGCAGATCAGCATTATTCGCCAAGGGGCTACAG gtttttttatgCCGACCAAAGAACCTCAGAAGGATCGGCAATGAGATATGGGCCTGATAGTGAGGCTCATGCAACGTTCTTCTATGAACTAGCGCCAAGGGGAGACGAGGCACTGCCATGGCATTGCACATTTGTCAAGGGGAGAGGATATGTAGATTTCAACTAG
- a CDS encoding aldo/keto reductase family domain-containing protein has product MASKTFTLSTGAKMPAVGFGTFANEGAKGETYAAVTKALDVGYRHLDCAWFYHNEDEVGDAIRDFLARRPDVTRKDLFICTKVWNHLHEPEDVKWSAKNSCENLKVDYIDLFLVHWPIAAERNDDMSVKIGPDGKYVINKALTENPEPTWRAMEELARSGLVKAIGVSNWTIQGLKQLLQIATIKPAVNQIEIHPFLPNEDLVAFCFQNDILPEAYSPLGSQNQVPSTGERVRDDPTLNAVAERSGYSLAQILLAWGLKRGYAVLPKSSTPSRIESNFVIPELSDSDFAAIEQVAKGRHARFVNMKDTFGYNVWPEEE; this is encoded by the coding sequence ATGGCCTCCAAAACTTTTACTCTGAGTACTGGAGCCAAGATGCCGGCTGTCGGCTTCGGCACATTTGCCAACGAAGGCGCCAAGGGAGAGACATACGCAGCCGTCACAAAGGCGTTGGACGTTGGATATCGACACCTCGACTGTGCCTGGTTCTACCACAACGAAGATGAGGTTGGCGACGCAATCCGGGATTTCCTCGCTCGCCGACCCGACGTTACCCGTAAAgatctcttcatctgcacCAAAGTTTGGAACCACTTACACGAGCCGGAGGATGTTAAGTGGAGTGCCAAGAATTCGTGCGAGAACCTCAAGGTTGACTACATCGATTTGTTCCTTGTTCATTGGCCCATCGCGGCTGAACGGAACGACGACATGAGCGTAAAAATAGGACCAGATGGGAAATAcgtcatcaacaaggcccTGACAGAGAACCCTGAACCAACATGGCGAGCAATGGAGGAGCTAGCCAGGAGCGGTCTTGTGAAAGCAATTGGCGTCTCCAACTGGACTATCCAAGGattgaagcagcttcttcagatTGCCACCATCAAACCAGCAGTAAACCAAATTGAGATTCACCCATTTCTACCAAATGAGGATCTCGTGGCATTCTGCTTTCAGAACGATATCTTGCCAGAAGCCTACTCGCCGCTTGGCTCTCAAAACCAGGTTCCAAGTACTGGTGAGCGAGTACGCGATGATCCGACTCTCAACGCAGTGGCCGAAAGAAGCGGCTATAGCCTTGCTCAGATACTGCTGGCTTGGGGTCTGAAGAGAGGTTATGCTGTGCTCCCCAAAAGCTCGACTCCCAGCCGTATCGAAAGCAACTTTGTAATTCCAGAACTTAGCGACTCAGATTTCGCAGCCATTGAGCAGGTTGCAAAGGGGAGACATGCCAGATTTGTGAACATGAAGGACACTTTTGGATACAATGTTTGgcctgaagaagaataa
- a CDS encoding major facilitator superfamily domain-containing protein: protein MSLSGRLSVLDIFRDSPAGQILRLISRGRLAKYPEEADDFEAPDLNLPLSSDLGKPVATRSSTEAGSQNFKLVSWYTENDPANPLNWSLAKKGWISTVLFFYSFAGYIGASLYAASAPDISHIFGVNNVVTGLGLAIYVFAYGIGPMLFSLLSEIPSIGRNWPYIISFAIFVLLCVPTSLVNNFGGLLVLRFLLGFFCSPCLATVGASYSDMFGPKELPYVTAIWGGGTTMAPALGPLIGGVAVEAMDWHWSSWELLWLSTPILVAMFFALPETSSDSILLKRAQRLRIITRQNFLRSESEFRQSQLKPSQIAFDTLVKPWEINALDPAILFSTFYLGLNYGTFYSFFESFPLVYGDIYKFDLTQVGLCYLSVLVGFALAIPSLCLYFWFIAPKRHAKLDVIPPEDCLYPGLYGTMLIPVGLFLFAWTSRESVHWIVSLIGVAIALTGTLIITQVICVYLPFSYPKYAGSLFAANGLARSFFAGAAILFSPPMFEKLGIAGGVSLLAGFSVICSGGLFVLYHFGASLRQRSRFTSL, encoded by the exons ATGAGCTTGTCTGGTAGACTTTCG GTGCTGGACATTTTCAGAGATTCTCCAGCCGGACAGATCCTTAGACTGATAAGCCGAGGACGACTTGCAAAATacccagaagaagcagacgacTTTGAAGCTCCCGATTTGAATctgcctttgtcttctgATCTGGGAAAGCCAGTCGCCACCAGGTCTTCCACCGAAGCTGGTAGTCAGAACTTCAAGCTGGTTAGCTGGTATACCGAAAACGATCCGGCAAACCCATTGAACTGGTCTTTGGCCAAGAAAGGTTGGATTTCCActgttttgttcttttacTCGTTTGCTGGCTACATTGGTGCCTCTCTCTATGCCGCCAGCGCCCCCGATATATCTCATATATTCGGTGTCAACAATGTCGTTACCGGTCTTGGGCTTGCTATCTACGTTTTTGCATATGGTATCGGGCCTATGCTAttttctctgctctctgAGATTCCATCCATTGGAAGAAACTGGCCATATATCATCTCATTTGCCATATTTGTTCTTTTATGCGTACCGACGTCGTTGGTCAATAATTTCGGTGGGCTGCTGGTCCTACGTTTCTTACTTGGTTTCTTTTGCTCCCCTTGTCTTGCAACTGTTGGTGCAAGCTATAGCGATATGTTTGGACCTAAAGAGTTGCCGTATGTCACTGCAATTTGGGGTGGAGGCACAACAATGGCTCCA GCGCTTGGCCCTCTTATTGGTGGCGTTGCTGTAGAGGCAATGGACTGGCATTGGAGCTCTTGGGAGCTGCTTTGGCTCTCCACGCCGATCTTAGTTGCAATGTTCTTCGCATTACCGGAAACGTCCTCGGACAGCATCCTTCTGAAACGAGCTCAAAGGCTTCGTATTATCACAAGACAAAATTTCCTGAGATCAGAGTCCGAGTTTCGACAATCACAGTTGAAGCCTTCACAAATTGCATTTGATACCCTCGTCAAGCCTTGGGAGATCAATGCTTTAGATCCAGCAATTCTATTCTCAACATTCTACCTGGGCTTGAACTATGGAACGTTTTATTCATTCTTCGAATCCTTTCCTCTCGTGTATGGTGACATATACAAATTTGACTTGACGCAGGTTGGCCTCTGCTATTTATCAGTACTGGTTGGATTTGCACTGGCTATTCCTTCCCTTTGCCTGTATTTCTGGTTCATTGCGCCGAAGCGTCACGCCAAATTAGACGTCATCCCCCCAGAGGACTGTTTATATCCGGGACTTTACGGCACGATGTTGATACCTGTCGGCTTGTTTCTGTTCG CTTGGACTTCGAGAGAGAGTGTTCACTGGATTGTGAGCCTCATTGGAGTTGCCATTGCATTGACTGGCACTCTTATTATCACACAGGTGATCTGTGTCTATCTACCATTTAGCTATCCAAAATATGCTGGATCTCTCTTCGCGGCAAATGGACTGGCAAGAAGCTTTTTCGCCGGGGCTGCaatccttttttctccccccatGTTTGAGAAATTGGGAATTGCTGGAGGAGTCAGTCTTCTCGCCGGATTTAGTGTCATCTGTTCTGGAGGGCTGTTTGTGCTGTATCATTTCGGGGCGAGTCTCAGACAGAGAAGCAGATTCACCAGTCTGTAA
- a CDS encoding fungal zn(2)-Cys(6) binuclear cluster domain-containing protein, with amino-acid sequence MVYYGISKGCETCKKRKKKCDGTKPNCNTCRKTGRQCLGYKDYSSLLFRYFAPVASHHLMAYPDTSHSVANIVKWETLESFIRNFVVPPSDERNSRGFLHGLQEIIRSVPAESDLVRAASAVSIACKGNCDGDPAALTHAAEEYGDILRSFRGILLRSTTVWSPQTLITAVILGLYEIVNIDHTPASNQNVHAQGATTVLSDTNATRHTVRSLQEDAWKVDQKCSQWSMTRFSGWKPHEFGFVNEDARVINCEYCVSGPVLEYSDLYVAAVWNTYRKAHILVLDIINQCSIRFNDIAISATIQHRAAKIADSLTTSVPFHLSHNLEQYIKATKTGSEASVGRSVGGLLLIHPLYAAATCAVIPFETRMYFKRCLAWIGQKMGIGLATRMSERSNPAFEQPGIQSTITWQGDSGVTFQRNVDTERLMWAGMLLRPAWENTA; translated from the exons ATGGTTTATTATGGCATCTCAAAAGGCTGTGAAACCTgtaagaagaggaagaaaaag TGTGACGGAACCAAACCG AATTGCAACACATGTCGCAAAACAGGCCGACAATGCCTTGGATACAAAGACTATTCGTCCCTACTCTTTCGCTACTTTGCTCCAGTAGCATCTCATCACTTAATGGCATATCCGGACACATCTCATTCAGTTGCCAACATCGTCAAGTGGGAGACTTTAGAATCCTTTATTAGGAATTTTGTTGTGCCTCCGTCCGATGAGAGAAATTCGAGAGGATTTCTGCATGGTCTCCAGGAGATTATACGCAGTGTACCCGCAGAATCAGACCTTGTGCGGGCGGCATCTGCAGTTTCCATAGCTTGCAAAGGCAACTGTGATGGGGATCCAGCTGCTCTAACCCATGCCGCCGAAGAATATGGAGACATATTACGGTCCTTTCGCGGCATACTATTAAGGAGCACCACAGTTTGGTCTCCTCAAACATTGATAACCGCAGTTATTCTCGGTTTGTATGAG ATTGTGAATATCGATCATACGCCTGCATCGAACCAGAACGTCCACGCCCAAGGG GCAACTACGGTTTTGAGTGATACAAATGCGACACGTCATACCGTCAGGAGCCTGCAGGAGGATGCATGGAAAGTTGATCAAAAGTGCTCTCAGTGGAGCATGACTAGGTTTTCGGGCTGGAAGCCACACGAATTCGGATTTGTCAACGAAGATGCTCGTGTTATAAACTGCGAATACTGTGTTTCTGGCCCCGTCCTCGAGTATAGCGATT TATATGTCGCAGCGGTCTGGAATACTTATAGAAAAGCTCatatcttggtcttggatATCATCAACCAATGTTCTATACGTTTCAATGATATCGCCATAAGCGCTACCATCCAGCATAGAGCCGCCAAGATTGCTGACTCGCTAACTACATCCGTTCCGTTCCATCTCTCGCACAATCTTGAACAGTACATAAAAGCTACCAAGACAGGGTCAGAGGCCTCAGTCGGCCGATCTGTCGGAGGGTTGTTACTGATTCACCCGCTGTACGCAGCTGCTACCTGCGCTGTCATCCCTTTCGAGACTCGCATGTACTTTAAGCGGTGTTTGGCTTGGATTGGTCAGAAAATGGGAATTGGGTTGGCGACTCGAATGTCAGAACGCAGCAATCCGGCCTTTGAGCAGCCAGGTATTCAGTCTACAATTACGTGGCAGGGAGACTCTGGTGTTACCTTTCAGCGTAATGTGGACACTGAACGTTTGATGTGGGCGGGGATGTTGCTTCGGCCAGCTTGGGAAAATACAGCGTAG
- a CDS encoding haloacid dehalogenase-like hydrolase domain-containing protein, whose protein sequence is MATFDDVDFGVETPKNPPQSKTNDAPAHIHEGALAIPMSPTSTTHDAIEIPATRSPHADASKYMHNLSLSPSMRDRRASRNSFGTSLPIPRSKRQSRLSSVHHIDRDAVLGPGAVPIQPSRDILAAQVQDVSADKAKKAKNMAFVFDIDGVLVHGDRLIPEGKRALEILNGDNELGIKIPHIFLTNGSGKPELARTQQLAKILQNPVNTEQFIQSHTPMRALAEYYNTVLVVGGEGYRCREVAEQYGFRDIVVPNDIVAWDTTIAPYRVFTEEERASSRPRDFTKTNIEAILVFSDSRDYATDMQIIIDLLRSEDGRLGTVAADPLSQRIPIYFSQGDMLCPTEHPIPRMSQGTFRIGLEAMYKALTGVDLERVVYGKPEMATYKYADEVIASWMEQLHGEERIPENIYMVGDNPASDIIGGNMYGWNTCLVRTGVFQGGENDEANPANFGVFPNVLEAVKTACRKELGDSFGFEWDDRVNPVLHGEKHIASAIE, encoded by the coding sequence ATGGCAACCTTTGACGATGTCGATTTCGGCGTGGAAACGCCAAAAAACCCTCCCCAGAGCAAAACAAATGATGCTCCAGCCCACATTCATGAGGGAGCTCTTGCTATCCCCATGTCACCCACCTCAACGACTCATGACGCCATTGAGATACCTGCTACAAGATCTCCTCATGCAGATGCCTCCAAGTACATGCACaacctttctctctctccgtcGATGAGAGATCGAAGGGCGTCTCGGAACTCCTTTGGCACTTCACTGCCTATTCCTCGTTCCAAGAGACAGTCTCGACTCAGCTCTGTCCACCATATCGATCGAGATGCTGTCTTGGGGCCGGGTGCCGTTCCCATCCAGCCAAGCCGAGACATTCTAGCTGCCCAAGTCCAAGACGTATCTGcagacaaggcaaagaaagcTAAGAACATGGCATTCGTCTTCGATATTGATGGCGTACTGGTACATGGCGACCGGTTGATCCCAGAGGGAAAGAGAGCTCTGGAGATTCTGAACGGAGACAACGAGCTTGGAATTAAGATCCCACACATTTTCCTGACAAACGGATCAGGCAAACCAGAGCTAGCCCGCACGCaacagctggccaagattctgCAGAATCCTGTCAACACGGAGCAGTTCATTCAGTCACACACTCCCATGCGCGCTCTTGCCGAATACTACAACACAGTACTGGTtgttggaggagagggaTACCGATGCCGAGAGGTAGCAGAGCAGTACGGATTCCGTGATATCGTGGTGCCCAACGACATCGTAGCTTGGGACACCACCATCGCACCCTACCGTGTGTTCACGGAGGAAGAGCGCGCCAGCTCGCGGCCTCGTGATTTCACCAAGACCAACATCGAGGCAATTCTGGTCTTTTCTGATTCACGCGACTACGCCACAGACATGCAGATCATCATTGATCTTCTGAGATCTGAAGATGGCCGACTGGGCACCGTAGCTGCTGATCCTCTTTCTCAGCGGATTCCCATCTACTTCTCCCAGGGAGATATGCTGTGTCCCACGGAGCATCCAATCCCTCGTATGAGTCAGGGAACTTTCCGTATTGGCCTCGAGGCTATGTACAAAGCGCTCACTGGGGTTGACCTGGAACGTGTAGTGTACGGAAAGCCTGAGATGGCGACGTACAAGTACGCCGATGAGGTTATCGCCTCATGGATGGAGCAACTCCACGGAGAGGAGCGCATACCCGAAAACATTTACATGGTCGGTGACAACCCGGCCTCCGACATCATCGGCGGCAACATGTATGGTTGGAATACCTGCTTGGTGCGCACCGGTGTGTTCCAGGGCGGCGAGAATGATGAGGCCAACCCTGCCAACTTCGGCGTCTTCCCCAATGTTTTGGAGGCGGTCAAGACAGCATGCCGGAAGGAACTTGGAGACTCTTTTGGCTTTGAATGGGACGACCGCGTCAATCCCGTACTGCATGGTGAGAAGCACATCGCTTCGGCGATAGAGTAA